In Fibrobacter sp. UWB10, a single window of DNA contains:
- the dnaX gene encoding DNA polymerase III subunit gamma/tau, which translates to MAYVAMARKWRPQSFADMVGQEHIAKTLQNAIEGGRLHHAFLFTGTRGVGKTTSARILARTLNCKGGDPLHPCGECESCKDIAGGNPMDVFEIDAASNTGVDNIRDVIERVQYPPVIGKYKIFIIDEVHMLSTGAFNALLKTLEEPPEHVIFIFATTEVNKVPQTILSRVQRFDFKRLTIEQIRSRLRYICEQEGINATDEALDIFAEKADGSMRDGLTYFDQAYAFTGNEMNADAVRGVLGIPPVELFFSLISSIESHDLKGCFKMVDDACKRGIEFTPLLDGFGKFLRNLLYARLDAFTPDALNISEEMFTKYKSVVPELKNGDILRISKLLIDLQGTLRYSTNPRLLVETTFARMAWLDRLTDLRRALAAINDPKSASDEALKKKVTDVQNMLEAEEEAKALQQQDENPFAALQNGIASGYNGDVYSRYEISAAWGSVKARIADSGDFAFSVALNDTVLETGDLKATPFPIALTYLGDNASDAWGVKQMEDHPEYMERIKQMLEEMLQTPVDLTLKSRAFNESELRIRKQAQMSPYQLDLEKEPGLQKLKELFQAELIYSHKSSRPMAAPQQAEGCDTTESDE; encoded by the coding sequence ATGGCATACGTAGCAATGGCCCGTAAGTGGCGTCCGCAATCTTTCGCCGACATGGTCGGTCAGGAACATATCGCAAAAACCCTTCAAAACGCAATCGAAGGAGGCAGACTCCACCATGCATTCCTGTTTACCGGAACCCGCGGCGTCGGTAAGACTACCAGTGCCAGAATCCTTGCCCGCACGCTGAACTGCAAAGGCGGCGACCCGCTGCACCCCTGTGGAGAGTGCGAAAGCTGCAAGGACATTGCCGGCGGAAACCCGATGGACGTGTTCGAAATAGATGCCGCTTCCAATACTGGCGTCGACAACATCCGCGATGTGATTGAACGCGTGCAATACCCGCCCGTTATCGGCAAATACAAGATTTTCATTATCGACGAAGTTCACATGCTTTCGACAGGAGCCTTCAACGCGCTCCTCAAAACACTCGAAGAACCGCCTGAACATGTGATTTTCATTTTTGCAACGACCGAAGTCAACAAGGTCCCGCAGACGATTCTCAGCCGTGTGCAACGCTTTGATTTCAAGCGTCTGACTATCGAACAAATCCGTAGCCGCCTGCGTTACATTTGCGAACAAGAAGGCATTAACGCAACCGACGAAGCGCTCGATATTTTCGCCGAAAAAGCCGACGGTTCCATGCGCGATGGCCTCACCTACTTTGACCAGGCCTACGCATTCACCGGCAACGAAATGAACGCCGACGCAGTCCGTGGCGTCCTCGGAATTCCGCCGGTAGAACTGTTCTTCTCGTTGATTTCCTCCATCGAAAGCCACGACCTGAAGGGCTGTTTCAAGATGGTGGACGACGCCTGCAAGCGCGGTATCGAATTCACGCCGCTCCTCGACGGATTCGGCAAATTCCTGCGCAACCTGCTTTACGCCCGTCTCGATGCATTCACCCCGGATGCATTGAACATTTCCGAAGAAATGTTCACCAAGTACAAGAGCGTGGTGCCCGAACTCAAGAACGGCGACATTCTACGCATCAGCAAGCTTTTGATTGACTTGCAAGGAACGCTTCGCTACAGCACGAACCCGCGCCTGCTGGTAGAAACCACGTTTGCTCGCATGGCATGGCTCGACAGGCTTACGGACCTAAGGCGTGCGCTTGCCGCCATCAACGACCCGAAAAGCGCCTCCGACGAGGCGTTAAAAAAAAAAGTAACTGATGTTCAAAATATGCTGGAAGCCGAGGAAGAAGCCAAGGCTTTACAGCAACAAGACGAAAATCCCTTTGCCGCCCTCCAAAACGGCATTGCCAGCGGTTACAATGGCGACGTTTACAGCCGTTATGAAATTTCAGCCGCCTGGGGCTCTGTAAAGGCCCGCATTGCCGACTCTGGTGATTTCGCCTTCTCGGTCGCCCTGAACGACACCGTCCTTGAAACCGGCGACTTAAAGGCCACCCCCTTCCCCATTGCACTTACCTACTTGGGCGACAACGCAAGCGACGCCTGGGGCGTAAAGCAAATGGAAGACCACCCCGAATACATGGAGCGAATCAAGCAAATGCTCGAAGAAATGCTCCAGACACCGGTGGATTTGACCCTCAAGAGCCGAGCCTTTAACGAATCGGAACTTCGAATTCGCAAACAGGCCCAAATGTCGCCCTACCAGCTAGATTTGGAGAAAGAACCCGGGCTTCAGAAGCTCAAGGAACTTTTCCAAGCCGAACTGATTTACAGCCACAAGAGCAGCCGACCCATGGCCGCACCGCAACAAGCAGAAGGCTGCGACACCACTGAAAGTGACGAATAG
- the pheT gene encoding phenylalanine--tRNA ligase subunit beta — MKVSLNWLRRHVDLPENAEEVAKALTSIGLEVEGTEEPGKVYEKLVVAKVLTCEAHPDSDHLHITTVNNGKETIQVVCGAPNVAAGQTVVLAPIGAELPLPDGTMLKMKKSKIRGVESFGMICAEDEIGLSDDHAGIMVLDDSIPAGTPFVSLGLYDVCFELNVTPNRPDALSHRGVARELAAKFGRPLKPLAYELKEDSEAASSAISLEVVPGCGCSRYVGRVIKDVKVEKSPAWLAKLLHAVGMNSINNVVDITNFILMDVGQPLHSFDMDQLHGNKIKVRRAVKGEKIETIDHTAHELLESDLVICDGDRPACVAGVMGGVESEIVDATKNVFLESAWFNPTIVRKQAKRLCISTDSSYRFEREIDFTTQDEYSRYACAMIQEVAGGRILKGTVEYTGDDHKKNLNEVTLRTARAEKVIGMKIAAADIEKYLTGIALEVVKKDAESITFKIPGYRPDLEREVDLIEEVARLIGFDNIPYTLPSFKMQPNELPPIEVLNRKIRKTLSAMGLHECLSLRFTSKARTEALFGAENDDRRSKPAALLNPLSDELGVVPTSLLPNLLKSVAENEKNRPGSVRLFEVAKGQFKRDRKDVRDPGFDESNLVALTIAGAFDVNPLNDKPAQIDFAAFKGFVQSFLKRVGLVVEFRVPAKAELFLHPGKQVEVLADGVVLGTMGELHPTAMAAFEIGYTTYVMELDMDKMEHATHKKIVFEPFSRQVPSSRDISIEVEKTMTHEQILARIKGLNPKNLAKITLKSIYEGDKIEAGKKNLVYSLTYQAMDRTLTDDEVNKAHNKLRDKLVANGDIVLR; from the coding sequence ATGAAAGTTTCTTTGAATTGGCTCAGACGTCATGTGGATCTTCCGGAAAATGCGGAAGAAGTTGCAAAGGCATTGACCTCCATCGGCTTGGAAGTCGAAGGTACCGAAGAACCGGGCAAGGTTTATGAAAAGCTCGTTGTGGCGAAGGTCCTCACCTGCGAAGCCCACCCGGACAGCGACCACTTGCACATCACGACCGTCAATAACGGCAAAGAAACCATCCAGGTTGTTTGCGGCGCCCCGAACGTAGCCGCCGGCCAGACCGTGGTGCTTGCCCCGATCGGTGCAGAACTTCCGCTCCCCGACGGCACCATGCTCAAGATGAAGAAGTCTAAAATTCGCGGCGTCGAAAGTTTCGGTATGATTTGCGCCGAAGACGAAATCGGCCTTTCTGACGACCACGCCGGCATCATGGTTCTCGACGACAGCATTCCTGCCGGCACCCCGTTCGTGAGCCTCGGCCTCTACGACGTCTGCTTTGAACTGAACGTGACCCCGAACCGCCCGGACGCCCTCAGCCACCGTGGCGTGGCCCGCGAACTCGCCGCCAAGTTCGGCCGTCCGCTCAAGCCGCTCGCCTACGAACTCAAGGAAGATTCCGAAGCCGCCAGCTCTGCTATCAGCCTCGAAGTGGTTCCGGGTTGCGGTTGCTCCCGCTATGTGGGCCGCGTCATCAAGGACGTGAAGGTTGAAAAATCTCCGGCTTGGCTAGCCAAGCTCCTGCATGCCGTGGGCATGAACAGCATCAACAACGTGGTCGACATCACGAACTTCATTCTGATGGACGTGGGCCAGCCGCTCCACAGCTTCGACATGGACCAGCTGCATGGCAACAAAATTAAGGTCCGCCGCGCTGTAAAGGGCGAAAAGATCGAAACCATCGACCACACCGCTCACGAACTGCTGGAAAGCGACCTCGTGATTTGCGACGGCGACCGTCCGGCTTGCGTAGCCGGCGTGATGGGCGGCGTTGAATCCGAAATTGTCGATGCCACCAAGAACGTGTTCCTCGAAAGCGCCTGGTTCAACCCGACCATCGTCCGCAAGCAGGCCAAGCGCCTTTGCATCTCGACCGATTCCAGCTACCGCTTCGAACGCGAAATTGATTTTACCACCCAGGACGAATACAGCCGCTACGCCTGCGCCATGATTCAGGAAGTCGCTGGTGGCCGCATTCTCAAGGGCACCGTCGAATACACCGGCGACGACCACAAGAAGAATTTGAACGAAGTCACGCTCCGCACTGCCCGCGCCGAAAAAGTCATCGGCATGAAGATTGCCGCAGCTGACATCGAAAAGTACCTCACGGGTATCGCCCTCGAAGTCGTGAAAAAGGATGCCGAATCCATCACCTTCAAGATTCCGGGCTACCGCCCCGACCTCGAACGCGAAGTCGACCTCATCGAAGAAGTCGCCCGCCTTATCGGTTTCGACAACATCCCGTACACGCTGCCGAGCTTCAAGATGCAGCCGAACGAACTTCCGCCGATCGAAGTCCTGAACCGCAAGATCCGCAAGACCTTGTCTGCAATGGGTCTGCATGAATGCTTGAGCCTCCGCTTTACGAGCAAGGCCCGCACCGAAGCTCTGTTCGGCGCCGAAAATGACGACCGCCGCAGCAAGCCCGCAGCTCTGTTGAACCCGCTTTCCGACGAACTCGGCGTAGTTCCGACCAGCCTCCTTCCGAACTTGCTCAAGAGCGTTGCCGAAAACGAAAAGAACCGCCCCGGTTCCGTTCGTCTGTTCGAAGTTGCCAAGGGCCAGTTCAAGCGTGACCGCAAGGATGTACGCGATCCGGGCTTCGACGAATCGAACTTGGTCGCCCTCACGATTGCAGGCGCCTTCGACGTGAACCCGCTGAACGACAAGCCCGCTCAGATTGACTTTGCCGCCTTCAAGGGCTTTGTGCAGAGTTTCCTCAAGCGCGTGGGCCTCGTAGTAGAATTCCGCGTTCCGGCTAAGGCAGAACTCTTCCTGCACCCGGGCAAGCAAGTCGAAGTCCTCGCCGATGGCGTGGTGCTCGGCACCATGGGTGAACTCCACCCGACCGCCATGGCCGCCTTCGAAATCGGCTACACCACCTACGTGATGGAACTCGACATGGACAAGATGGAACACGCTACCCACAAGAAGATCGTGTTCGAACCGTTCAGTCGCCAGGTACCGTCTAGCCGCGACATTTCTATCGAAGTCGAAAAGACCATGACTCACGAGCAGATTCTCGCTCGCATCAAGGGTCTGAACCCGAAGAACCTCGCGAAGATTACGCTCAAGAGCATCTACGAAGGCGACAAGATCGAAGCCGGCAAGAAGAACCTGGTCTACAGCTTGACCTACCAGGCCATGGACCGCACGCTTACCGACGACGAAGTCAACAAGGCACACAACAAGCTGCGTGACAAGCTCGTCGCTAACGGCGACATCGTTCTCCGCTAG
- a CDS encoding TIGR02171 family protein → MKFLLALIVSLYFIACSNSESFTPPVDETAVLPVIDTTEVSPASEDTVQNDSTQEIEGMLRLSGDKVMLGTNDKSFKANERPAMKVSLDYDFYMDIHEVTCGEYASIAKKAELKTFGKCENDSLPLTDITYYDAILFANAKSKIEERDTVYTYRSAIFDDEKHCTNLEGFAFHADVEGYRLPTEAEWVYATTLAWDTKNSWNNSNSEYKLHPVCSKDSNSAGFCDMAGNAMEWVNDWLGLFRDTTVSNYVGAPDGGDMGERIVKGGGYNSSVAELNPYSRGDVYTVTSSTRAEYVGFRLALGAIPNALWMNSDGNSTASIVTPIANSETVKNFTKSYNTKLAFRNDVNGKINYIDYSDGTLSVTELSNDINAYHPEISPDGEWVAFSTGYEGISGTSSVYVQSLDTENPSEPIKLNVKSAAIPRWRILENGDTAIVYVTDAGNNKDETAFKAASTWQVTFANGEFGTPQKLFDGAYHGGIHEDNSLAVSGARLLRARVSDKESIWYNSEQACNVSLAQDGSKRVAFLDFGGKTGKAFVGSNYATHQQILIADSTGKLIQTIKAPEGYTFDHSEWTTDGENTNIVATLTNVNGAHTKIVLINLIDSSIIDLAEGDELWHPNLWVKNIQKIIPTVEDSTEVDTTFHLDLDSAGMYYNTSGVYTRANILRYKMEMLWQYKDTANTVILGSSRTYRGVNPLLFSEPIFAVNLAVGGTIIHSNNEFFHNYVLPHYKNLKLLIISIDPDRGGNDGMNSENMFYEAYKSYPGYVYDKNHNYWKDEYPEGLFEATYNSPGPSKTANKHRPTRGFLADVAHGWGEPAVTTDSNWLDENFEIYQSNFNEFAQLLETCNENGITVIGVITPQNPRYNETSAFGRAGLRRSDMPRLIQEIADLNITYPNFILMDENNMGNHDYTDDMANDTDHLSEAGAAKLTHRLDSLIKTLDINFTE, encoded by the coding sequence ATGAAGTTTCTTTTGGCACTCATAGTGTCCCTCTATTTTATTGCTTGTAGCAATAGCGAATCGTTTACGCCTCCCGTAGACGAGACGGCCGTTTTGCCCGTCATTGACACAACCGAGGTCTCTCCCGCTTCAGAAGATACCGTCCAAAACGACTCTACTCAAGAAATCGAAGGAATGCTTCGTCTCTCCGGCGACAAAGTCATGCTGGGAACTAATGACAAATCTTTTAAAGCCAACGAACGCCCCGCCATGAAAGTCTCACTTGATTACGACTTTTACATGGACATTCATGAAGTCACTTGTGGCGAATACGCAAGCATTGCCAAAAAAGCAGAACTCAAGACCTTCGGCAAATGTGAAAACGACAGCCTCCCCCTCACCGACATTACCTACTACGACGCCATCCTTTTTGCAAACGCCAAAAGTAAAATCGAAGAGCGCGACACCGTATACACCTATCGCAGCGCCATCTTCGACGACGAAAAGCACTGCACCAATCTAGAGGGATTCGCATTTCATGCCGATGTCGAAGGCTACCGACTCCCGACCGAAGCGGAATGGGTCTACGCCACAACACTCGCATGGGACACCAAGAACAGCTGGAACAACAGTAACTCTGAATACAAGCTCCACCCTGTTTGCAGTAAAGATTCCAACTCCGCTGGCTTTTGCGACATGGCCGGCAACGCGATGGAATGGGTCAACGACTGGCTCGGACTATTCCGCGACACAACCGTTTCAAACTACGTCGGCGCTCCCGATGGTGGCGACATGGGCGAAAGAATCGTCAAAGGTGGCGGTTACAATTCTAGCGTTGCAGAACTCAATCCTTACAGCCGCGGAGATGTCTACACCGTCACCTCATCGACACGAGCAGAATATGTCGGATTCCGCCTTGCTCTCGGAGCAATTCCCAACGCCTTGTGGATGAACAGCGACGGAAACTCTACGGCAAGCATCGTCACACCGATTGCAAACTCCGAAACCGTCAAGAATTTCACGAAATCATACAATACAAAACTCGCATTCCGTAACGATGTCAACGGGAAAATCAACTACATTGATTACAGCGATGGCACGCTTTCCGTCACGGAACTTTCTAACGACATCAACGCCTACCACCCCGAAATTTCTCCTGACGGAGAATGGGTCGCTTTCAGCACCGGCTACGAGGGAATCAGCGGGACTTCTTCCGTTTACGTACAGAGCCTTGACACAGAAAATCCGTCAGAACCGATAAAGCTGAATGTTAAAAGTGCCGCCATTCCTCGCTGGCGAATTCTCGAAAACGGCGACACCGCCATCGTATACGTAACCGACGCAGGCAACAACAAAGACGAAACCGCATTCAAAGCTGCCTCTACATGGCAGGTTACTTTTGCAAACGGCGAATTCGGCACCCCGCAAAAGCTTTTTGATGGCGCATACCACGGCGGCATCCATGAAGACAATTCGCTCGCCGTTTCAGGCGCACGACTTTTACGAGCAAGAGTATCAGACAAAGAATCCATTTGGTACAACAGCGAGCAGGCTTGCAATGTTTCGCTCGCACAGGACGGCAGCAAGCGAGTTGCGTTCCTAGACTTTGGCGGAAAAACCGGAAAGGCGTTCGTTGGCAGCAATTATGCCACACACCAGCAAATTCTTATTGCCGACAGCACCGGAAAACTCATTCAGACCATCAAGGCTCCCGAAGGCTACACTTTCGATCATTCCGAATGGACTACCGATGGCGAAAACACAAACATTGTCGCCACCCTTACCAACGTAAACGGCGCACACACCAAAATCGTATTGATCAACCTCATTGACAGCAGCATTATCGATTTGGCCGAAGGCGATGAACTTTGGCACCCGAATCTTTGGGTCAAGAATATTCAAAAGATTATCCCCACAGTCGAAGATTCTACCGAAGTCGACACGACATTCCATCTTGACCTAGACAGCGCGGGAATGTACTACAACACCAGCGGCGTTTATACAAGAGCTAATATTCTCCGATACAAAATGGAGATGTTATGGCAATATAAGGATACTGCGAACACCGTTATTTTAGGTTCATCGCGCACATACCGAGGCGTAAACCCACTGCTTTTCAGCGAACCCATTTTTGCTGTAAACTTGGCCGTTGGCGGAACAATCATTCATTCGAACAACGAGTTCTTCCACAATTACGTTTTGCCGCATTATAAGAATCTAAAGCTACTCATCATTTCGATAGACCCTGACAGAGGCGGCAACGACGGAATGAATTCCGAAAACATGTTCTACGAAGCCTACAAATCTTATCCGGGATACGTCTACGATAAAAATCATAACTATTGGAAAGACGAGTATCCAGAAGGATTATTTGAAGCTACATACAATTCTCCAGGGCCTTCTAAAACAGCAAACAAACACAGACCGACAAGAGGATTCCTAGCAGACGTTGCTCACGGATGGGGTGAACCCGCCGTTACAACAGATTCTAATTGGCTCGACGAAAATTTTGAAATCTATCAAAGCAATTTCAACGAATTCGCGCAACTGCTTGAGACTTGCAATGAAAACGGAATTACCGTTATTGGCGTTATCACACCACAAAATCCTCGCTACAACGAAACAAGTGCCTTTGGGCGTGCCGGACTGCGGAGAAGCGACATGCCAAGGCTTATTCAAGAAATTGCTGATTTAAATATTACCTATCCGAATTTCATTCTAATGGATGAGAATAATATGGGAAATCATGATTATACAGACGATATGGCAAACGACACCGATCACCTATCCGAAGCCGGGGCCGCCAAACTGACCCATCGTCTTGATTCTTTGATAAAAACGCTAGATATCAATTTTACAGAATAA
- a CDS encoding RluA family pseudouridine synthase: protein MITRVIDRNFANMRLDRFLRKAFPDESLSVFFAVIRKKKVRVNGVVGKANQMLQEGDTVCIYENFKSVDADSQGATNVIQFPASQNEEAKSNAGFAKAKSTWGKSASSAEKQSGWGAKELDIVIQTEDYVVVNKPSGLASQPGSGTRPGESLVEYLWEWGRREGLDFKPTIAHRLDQETSGMIIAALHGDTLRDFTRMIREHEVDKFYYALVKGNLKKDKGTIDETLTRTDAAKGSKMKVGETGKDAQKAITHYRVKQHYEGYDLVKIKLETGRMHQIRAHFASIGHPLLGDTRYGDFALNREVKKQLGLHRLFLHSCRLEFVWHGDKIVLDCPLPKELQSVVDQLKPIRHEHR, encoded by the coding sequence ATGATTACCCGAGTCATTGACCGCAATTTTGCCAACATGCGCCTCGACCGTTTTTTGCGCAAGGCATTCCCCGACGAATCGCTGTCGGTCTTTTTCGCCGTTATTCGCAAAAAGAAAGTCCGTGTGAATGGCGTTGTGGGCAAGGCGAATCAAATGTTGCAAGAAGGCGACACCGTCTGCATCTATGAAAACTTTAAGAGCGTCGATGCGGATTCCCAAGGCGCCACCAATGTCATCCAATTCCCCGCAAGCCAAAACGAAGAAGCAAAATCTAACGCAGGTTTTGCAAAAGCTAAATCGACCTGGGGCAAGAGCGCCTCTTCTGCCGAAAAACAATCCGGCTGGGGCGCAAAGGAACTCGACATAGTCATTCAAACCGAAGACTATGTGGTCGTGAACAAACCCTCGGGCCTTGCAAGCCAACCGGGCTCCGGCACTCGCCCCGGCGAGAGCCTTGTAGAATACCTGTGGGAATGGGGCCGCCGCGAAGGGCTCGACTTTAAGCCCACCATCGCCCACCGCCTCGACCAAGAAACTTCCGGCATGATTATCGCCGCCCTCCACGGCGACACGCTCCGCGACTTTACGCGCATGATTCGCGAACACGAAGTCGACAAGTTCTATTACGCTCTCGTTAAAGGCAACCTCAAAAAAGACAAGGGAACCATCGACGAGACGCTTACTCGCACCGATGCCGCCAAGGGCAGCAAAATGAAGGTCGGCGAAACCGGCAAAGACGCCCAGAAGGCAATTACGCATTACCGAGTCAAACAGCATTACGAAGGCTACGACCTCGTGAAAATCAAGCTCGAAACTGGCCGTATGCACCAGATTCGCGCCCACTTCGCAAGCATTGGGCACCCGCTCCTCGGCGATACCCGCTACGGCGATTTCGCGCTCAACCGCGAAGTCAAAAAGCAACTCGGGCTCCACCGCCTCTTCTTGCACAGTTGCCGTTTGGAATTTGTGTGGCACGGCGATAAAATCGTGCTTGATTGCCCACTTCCTAAGGAACTGCAAAGCGTCGTGGACCAGCTAAAGCCAATCCGCCACGAACACCGATAA
- a CDS encoding FAD-dependent protein, with translation MFTYRYRELSVALAKKGKYREALAKELRLHPEEIFNLQVERFSLDSRRKGDPKWSYNVIFDLKREVRATGNHAKGLVAATRDKESLETDPQKNSVAMPGHVDVIGAGPSGLWAALHLLRKGFAVDLYEQGKCVEERFRDIRRFFVDRNFNAYSNVLFGEGGAGAFSDGKLNTRTRNLFVEQVLHDMVDFGVDESVVTFAKPHIGTDRLVLLLRELRAEIAKLGGKIHFSTALEDIEIKDSRIAAIQLRDVSTPSSQANWKPCEALVLAVGHSARSIYEILHARGVALESKAFAMGVRVEHPQALINMRQLGLNVDTKLTGSAEYFLATPTLNKSSSAYSFCMCPGGVLVPCASEPGTLATNGMSYSRRNGPFANGAIAVPIAASDKLFGGLEFQRKIESDAYAVGGKSYAAPAQTIKAFLAHREDISLPKSTYPCGLVQSNLWDWMDKTICKSLAEGFQNFDKKIPGFIEEGLIVAPETRTSSPLRMSRNNETLESVNTKGLFVLGEGAGYSGGIVTSAADGVRLAHYAKKESL, from the coding sequence ATGTTCACCTACCGCTACAGAGAACTAAGCGTTGCGCTTGCCAAGAAAGGCAAGTATCGCGAGGCTTTGGCCAAAGAACTCCGCCTGCACCCCGAAGAAATTTTCAATTTGCAGGTGGAGCGTTTTTCGTTGGATAGCCGTCGCAAAGGAGACCCTAAGTGGTCTTACAACGTGATTTTCGACTTGAAGCGCGAAGTCCGCGCCACAGGAAATCACGCCAAGGGACTTGTAGCGGCAACACGTGACAAAGAAAGTTTAGAGACCGACCCGCAGAAAAACAGCGTCGCAATGCCCGGGCATGTAGACGTGATTGGCGCAGGCCCGAGTGGACTTTGGGCAGCATTACATTTGCTACGTAAAGGTTTTGCCGTCGATTTGTACGAGCAGGGCAAATGCGTAGAAGAACGCTTCCGCGATATTCGCCGATTCTTTGTCGACCGGAATTTTAACGCCTACAGCAACGTGCTTTTTGGCGAAGGCGGTGCGGGGGCATTCAGTGACGGGAAGCTTAATACCCGCACCCGGAACCTGTTCGTGGAACAGGTTCTACACGACATGGTCGACTTTGGAGTCGACGAATCGGTCGTGACCTTCGCCAAGCCACATATCGGCACGGATCGTTTAGTGCTCTTGTTGCGAGAACTGCGCGCCGAAATTGCAAAACTTGGCGGCAAGATTCATTTTAGCACAGCACTTGAAGACATCGAGATTAAGGATAGCCGCATTGCGGCGATCCAGCTGCGAGACGTTTCAACGCCAAGTTCTCAGGCGAATTGGAAACCCTGCGAAGCCTTGGTGCTCGCCGTCGGGCATTCTGCCCGGAGCATTTACGAAATACTCCACGCCCGTGGCGTCGCGCTCGAAAGCAAGGCTTTTGCCATGGGCGTGCGCGTCGAGCACCCGCAAGCGCTTATCAACATGCGCCAACTCGGTCTGAATGTAGACACCAAGCTCACGGGTTCCGCCGAATATTTTCTCGCCACCCCGACACTAAACAAATCGAGCAGCGCCTACAGTTTCTGCATGTGCCCGGGTGGCGTTCTGGTGCCCTGCGCCTCAGAGCCCGGGACCCTTGCCACCAACGGCATGAGTTACAGCCGCCGCAATGGTCCCTTCGCCAACGGCGCCATCGCCGTGCCCATTGCCGCAAGCGACAAGCTCTTCGGCGGGCTTGAATTCCAGCGCAAAATCGAAAGCGACGCCTACGCGGTCGGCGGCAAGAGTTACGCCGCTCCGGCCCAAACCATCAAGGCGTTCCTCGCCCACCGCGAAGACATATCGCTTCCGAAATCCACCTACCCCTGCGGGCTTGTGCAAAGCAATCTGTGGGACTGGATGGACAAAACCATTTGCAAGAGCCTCGCCGAAGGATTCCAGAACTTTGACAAGAAGATTCCTGGATTCATCGAGGAAGGCCTAATTGTCGCCCCCGAAACACGCACCAGCAGCCCACTACGCATGAGTCGCAACAACGAAACGCTTGAAAGCGTGAATACCAAGGGCCTGTTTGTGCTCGGCGAAGGCGCCGGATATTCCGGCGGAATCGTCACTAGCGCCGCCGACGGCGTGCGACTCGCCCACTACGCGAAAAAGGAAAGCTTATGA